The following are from one region of the Penaeus monodon isolate SGIC_2016 chromosome 19, NSTDA_Pmon_1, whole genome shotgun sequence genome:
- the LOC119585107 gene encoding uncharacterized protein LOC119585107 translates to MKSMLVLLLAACAAASYVGPVHQPLVGGPVVVRAPSHDSAIIQSHRLGGNFAYSTHEAHAHAVINPIVAHRQVPVGVSFHPGQPIVHSETDYVSTYVPRYGYAQPLVARSHY, encoded by the exons ATGAAGTCG ATGCTCGTCCTGCTCCTCGCCGCCTGCGCCGCCGCCAGCTACGTGGGCCCAGTGCACCAGCCGCTCGTGGGCGGCCCCGTGGTCGTGCGCGCCCCCTCCCACGACTCCGCGATCATCCAGAGCCATCGTCTGGGCGGAAACTTCGCCTACTCCACCCACGAGGCTCACGCCCACGCCGTGATCAACCCGATCGTCGCCCACCGTCAGGTTCCCGTGGGCGTGTCCTTCCACCCGGGTCAGCCCATCGTGCACTCCGAGACCGACTACGTGTCCACGTACGTCCCTCGCTACGGCTACGCTCAGCCCCTCGTCGCTCGCAGCCACTActaa